AGGTGAGCAGCAGGGTGGGGGTGCGGTCGGCGGCGCGGGAGTGCACCGTGACCTGCTCCAGGGTGGACAGTCCCTTGTCGATCTGCGCGCGCAGGACGTTCTCGTGCTCTTCCAGCGCCGCGGACGCGGCGGCCAGCCGCTCGCGGCGAGACCCGGTGGCGTCGGTGTCGAGGCCGGCGAGGAAGTCGACGGCGGCGCGGGTGCCCGCCAGGAACTCGTAGGGCAGTGTGCCGAGTTCGAAACGTTCCGGGACGGCGTCCGTCGAGGGCAGCAGCTTGTCCGGGTGCAGGCTCTCCAGCAGCTCGGGCCGGGCGGCGAGGACGCCGTGGTGCGGGCCGAGGAACTTGTACGGGGAGCAGACGTAGAAGTCGGCACCGAGCTGTTCGACGTCGACCAGGGAGTGGGCGGTGTAGTGCACGCCGTCGACGTGGAGGAGCGCCCCGGTCTCGTGCACCGCACGGGATATCGCGGCGATCGCGGGCCGTGTGCCGATCAGGTTGGAGGCGGCGGTGACCGCGACGAGCCGGGTCCGCTCGGAGAGCACGGCGCGGATGTCCTCGACGCCCAGCTCGCCGGTCGCGGGGTTGAAGTCGGCCCACCGGACGGTGGCGCCGGCCTGCTCGGCGGCCTGGATCCAGGGGCGGATGTTGGAGTCGTGGTCGAGTCGGGTGACGATCACCTCGTCGCCCGGCGACCAGGTCCTGGCGAGGGTGCGGGAGACGTCGTAGGTGAGCTGGGTGGCGCTGCGGCCGAAGACGATCCCGGCCGGTTCCGCGCCCAGCAGGTCCGCCAGGGCCCGGCGGCTCTCGGTGACGATGGTCTCGGCATTGCGCTCCCCGGGCGTGATCCGGCCCCGGTTCGACAGCGGCTGCGCCAGCGCGTCGGCGATGGCCTGGATGACCGGCCGGGGTGTCTGTGTGCCGCCGGGACCGTCGAAGTGCGCGATCCCGGCGCTCAGGGCGGGGAACTGCGCACGGAGAGCGGCTACGTCGTACGTCACGGAAGCTCCTGTCGATGCTCGGGCACGGCGGGGGTTCGGCCGACCGGGACCTCGTCGAGCCGATGACGACGGTAGTTCACGAGACCGGCAACGCGAACCGCCGCTCCCCGAGGAACAGCCTGGTGTCAACGCGCGCTCGACCACGCATCCGGGCGGGGTGCCAGCACCGCGGAGACCACGGCGTCGGCCGATGCCATGACGTCGGCCACGAAACGAAGGCGGCCGATGCCGAGTCGGCGCAGTGCTGAGCCGTGGTCGACGGCGACGACGAGGCAGACCACGAGGAGGAGCACTCGCCACAGGAACATCACCGGGCGGCGTATCGGGCGGGGCAGTTCGGCCAGGGAGGTGTGCAGTCGCTCGCAGTGGAAGGGGACGTGGCGCTGCTCGTCGGCGAGGATCCGTCCCGCCACGTCCGAAGTGAGCGGGTCATCGGCGCCATCGCGCAGGGCACGGTAATAACGCAGCGCCACCACTTCCGCGATCATCAGCACCAGCAGTTCCATGCGCAGGCCCATGAGTCGCCGCAACCGTACGAAGACGGTGTCGCTCCAGTGGCCGGTCAACGTCGGTACGCCACCTGCGGCCAGCAGCCGGGCGAGCAGACGGGCGTGGTTCTGTTCCTCGGCGACGAAGAGCCGGACCGCCCGCGTGTAATCGGCGTCGCCGGCCTGGTCCGCTTTGGCGACGAGGTTGGCGCCGTCGCCGTCCTCGCCGATCTGGAAGCGCTGAATGCTCGCCGAAAGCGCCGGATGCAGCGTCGCCCCTCGCCCCCAGTCCGGGTCCCCATCGGCGTCCCGGCGCTCCCGCTCGTCCTCGAACCGCTGCGTCCACTTGGCGAATCCATCCGTGTGCACCCGGTCACTCCTCTCCCGGACACGGCCATCGTGCCCTGGAGAGAGACGACGCCTGGCGGGCACCGAACCGTTCCCTGCGGAAGCCGAACGGCGATGGCCAAGTACGGTCCGGGCCGGTCCGGCAGACGCACGCCCGCCCCCGATCACACCCCTCGGTGATCGATCCCCAGCAGACTCGCCGCAGCCCTGATGTCCGCCGCGTGGTGGCCGACCGACAGGGACCAGTGATGGCCGACGCCCGTGGCGCTCCATGCGTCGACCCACTCGCCGGGGTCCCGGCCGAAGTCGACCCGGCTGGTGGTGTTGCCGATCTCCAGGAGCGGTCCCGGGACGACGGTGCCCTCGGAGGTGACGAAGGACAGGCTGCCGTCGGCGTCCTGGCCGAGGCCGAGGAGGGTGACGGGACCGGGCTGGACGTCGAACTCCACGCTCACGCCCCAGCCGCGCTTGCCGTGGTAGACGCCCAGCCCGCGCAGCAGCGGGTCGCGGGCGCTGACGGCGAGGTGGCCGGGGCCGTCGTGGCCCATCTCCACCACGCCGTCCTCGAAGTTCAGGGCCTGGATCTCGGTGAACGAGCCGCCGGAGCCCACGCTCTGGGAGGCGAACTGGGCGACGCTGGTGCGCAGTTCGTACTCGCCGGCCGCGGGCACGCCCCGGGCGGTCAGCAGGGAGGCGCCGAGGATCATGCCGGCGCCGAGCCGCTCGTGGAGTTCCCCGCCGAGGCCGCGATGATAGTAGGCGAGGGTGTCGAGGCCGAAGTCGTCCACGAGCCGGTCGAGGGCGACCGACACGGTCGCTCCCCAGGCGAAGTCCTCGTCCACCACGCTGTCGTCGAGGGTGAAGACCTGCCGTGCGAGCGCCATGCGTTCGCGGGTCTCCGTCTCGGTCACCTGCTCCACCCGGTGCCGCAGATCGTCGAACTCCAGCACCTCCGTGTGCGAGCCGAACGTCGTGGACAGCAGTGTGGGGTCGGTCGACACGTCGAGCATCCCCGGATACAGGTGCCCCATGAGGCCGTGCCGGGCGTGCCGCAGGGCCGCGCGGACGTGCGCGGCACGGATCCACTGCTCGATGCGCCGCCAGGCGTTCTCCTGGCGCAGCCAGCCCGAGACCGACCGGAACGGGATGCCGGCGCGGCGGAAGACATTGCCGACCTCGGGCACCGGGCACTGTCCGCAGTAGGCCAGCCAGGCGCCGGTGTCGAAGGACGTGTGGTCCATCCGCTCGGTCGGCTGGAGGTCGATGACCAGGACGGGGGCGTGCGAGCGCTGGGCGATCGGCAGCACCATCGACGAGGTCAGATACGTCGTCAGGAACAGCACGATCAAGTCGCAGTCCGCCCGGCGCAGCTTCTCGGCCGCCGCCGCGCCTTCCTGGGCGTCGGAGATGAACCCGACGTCGGTCACCTCCGCGTCCATCCGCCGGAAGCGGTCGGCGACGTAACGTGCCGACTCCCGCAGTTGCGGAAGGAGTCCGGGGAACTGCGGCCAGTATGTGCCGAGCCCGCCGGCCACGAGTCCGATCCGGGTGCGGCGCCGGGCCGCCGGGGGAAGCAACTCGCGTAGCCGGGCGGCCCGTTCGGCGGTGCGGCCCGTGGTCGTTGCCGTCGTGGGGGCGGTCGTAGCCATGGCTGGTGCTCCTTTGTGACGCCGACGGGGTGGGCCTTGGCTCAGGCGCTGGCGATCCGCAGGTCCTTCCGGGTGCGGGCGGCGCTGGGCGAACGCGGGACGAGGACACGGACGATGTAGGCGCCGGCGAAAGCGGCCAGCGCCATGCAGGCGGTGATGGACCAGAGCAGGACGGCCGGGCTGTGGTCGACCAGGGCAGGGGTGAAGAACGCGGCGACCGCGAACACCCCGCGCGACAGGGCGTAGGTGAGGCCCTGGGTGGTGCCGCGGGTGTCCGCGGGCAGGGTGAGCTGCGACCAGACCTTGTAGCTTGCCTCTCCGGCGAAGGGGTTGGAGAGCTGGTAGAGGACGAAGAAGACGAGCATGCCGGCCAGGGCACCGGCGGTCAGGGACGCGATCACGAAGGCGAGGACCTGCACGGCGGCGGCCACGTAGAACAGCCGGTCGCGCCAAGGGCTGTCGGCGACACGGACGAAGGCGATGGTCAGCAGTACCCCGATCGGGATGAAGGCCAGGTTGATCCCGGTGGCCAGGCTCTGTGAGGCGTCGCTGACGGTGACCAGCAGATAGGTGCCGAACTGGCCGAAGGTGTTGGCCCCGAGCCCCCAGGTGACGTAGAAGACGAAGGTCGCGGCCATCGGCAGCAGGGCGGCTCGCGTCCACACGTTCTTCAACGCGATGCCGCGCGGGCCGGCCGCGTCCTCCGTCTGCTGTGCGGCGGCCTGATCCTCCTCCGCGACCTGCTCGGGCGACAGCTTCAGCCGGGAGCGGAGGTGCCAGGTGACCAGTGCGGCGAGGGCCAGTTGGCCGGTGATGATCCGGGCTCCGGTCATGCCCGTGGTGGACAGGACGAAGCCGAGGAAGATGGCGACGGTGATGCCCAGCATCCACATGACCTGGGTGAAGGCCACGAGACGTCCGCGGGCCCGGGCGGGGGCGGCGTCCGAGACCACGGCCAGGGACGTCGGCAGGTCGGCGCCCGCCGCAAGTCCCGCGATGAGCACCCCGGTCAGGAGGACGATGTCGTCGGGCGCCAGTGTGATGACGAGCGCGCCCACCGCGAAGCAGAAGATGTCCCAGTTGTAGACACGGCGACGCCCGAACAGATCGGCGAGCCGTCCGCCGACGAGGGAGCCGACGGCGATGCAGATGGTGACGATCGCGCTGATCGCGCCGGCCATCCACACGCCCATGTCGTAACTGTCGCGGTAGATGGCCAGGTTCACGGAGATGCTGACGATCAGTCCGGCGTCGAGGTAGGAGGCCATGCCCGACAGGGCCGCGGCCTTCCACAGGTGCTTGGGGACGGGTTCTTCGGCCATGATGCGACTCCGTCGTCTCGTGACATCGCGGTTCCGGGCCGGATCGCAGAGAATATAGGGCGCGAAAAACGTTCCAACAAGATGCCTCGCAGATATCCGTGGCATGTCGCCCACCACGTCCGGCGCTCCCTGGGCCATGGCGCGAACCTTCCATGTCCCCTACGGTGGTCGCCATCTAAAAACGTTTTAGGGGAAGGACCGCACCCGTGCTCTCCCCAGAACTTCAGCGGCTGTTCGAGGATCCGCCCCACGACTTCGGCCCCACCCCCTTGTGGTGGTGGTCGGGCGCCGAGGTCACCCGTGACCGCCTGGAATGGCAGATGCGGGCGTTCGCGGACGGTGGCGTCCACAACCTCGTGGTGATCAACCTGGCGCCTACGGGCCCGAGTTTCGGGGCCCGCGCCGATGAACCTGCGTGGTTCGGCGAGGAGTGGTGGGCCCGCTTCACCGACGCCTGCGAGATCGCCGC
This genomic window from Streptomyces sp. DG2A-72 contains:
- a CDS encoding cysteine desulfurase-like protein, with amino-acid sequence MTYDVAALRAQFPALSAGIAHFDGPGGTQTPRPVIQAIADALAQPLSNRGRITPGERNAETIVTESRRALADLLGAEPAGIVFGRSATQLTYDVSRTLARTWSPGDEVIVTRLDHDSNIRPWIQAAEQAGATVRWADFNPATGELGVEDIRAVLSERTRLVAVTAASNLIGTRPAIAAISRAVHETGALLHVDGVHYTAHSLVDVEQLGADFYVCSPYKFLGPHHGVLAARPELLESLHPDKLLPSTDAVPERFELGTLPYEFLAGTRAAVDFLAGLDTDATGSRRERLAAASAALEEHENVLRAQIDKGLSTLEQVTVHSRAADRTPTLLLTFEGHSTTDAYGFLAQRGVQAPAGSFYALEASRRLGLSDTGGLRVGLAPYNDTADVDRLLEGLSDFLR
- a CDS encoding ferritin-like domain-containing protein: MHTDGFAKWTQRFEDERERRDADGDPDWGRGATLHPALSASIQRFQIGEDGDGANLVAKADQAGDADYTRAVRLFVAEEQNHARLLARLLAAGGVPTLTGHWSDTVFVRLRRLMGLRMELLVLMIAEVVALRYYRALRDGADDPLTSDVAGRILADEQRHVPFHCERLHTSLAELPRPIRRPVMFLWRVLLLVVCLVVAVDHGSALRRLGIGRLRFVADVMASADAVVSAVLAPRPDAWSSAR
- a CDS encoding L-fucose/L-arabinose isomerase family protein, giving the protein MATTAPTTATTTGRTAERAARLRELLPPAARRRTRIGLVAGGLGTYWPQFPGLLPQLRESARYVADRFRRMDAEVTDVGFISDAQEGAAAAEKLRRADCDLIVLFLTTYLTSSMVLPIAQRSHAPVLVIDLQPTERMDHTSFDTGAWLAYCGQCPVPEVGNVFRRAGIPFRSVSGWLRQENAWRRIEQWIRAAHVRAALRHARHGLMGHLYPGMLDVSTDPTLLSTTFGSHTEVLEFDDLRHRVEQVTETETRERMALARQVFTLDDSVVDEDFAWGATVSVALDRLVDDFGLDTLAYYHRGLGGELHERLGAGMILGASLLTARGVPAAGEYELRTSVAQFASQSVGSGGSFTEIQALNFEDGVVEMGHDGPGHLAVSARDPLLRGLGVYHGKRGWGVSVEFDVQPGPVTLLGLGQDADGSLSFVTSEGTVVPGPLLEIGNTTSRVDFGRDPGEWVDAWSATGVGHHWSLSVGHHAADIRAAASLLGIDHRGV
- a CDS encoding MFS transporter, which encodes MAEEPVPKHLWKAAALSGMASYLDAGLIVSISVNLAIYRDSYDMGVWMAGAISAIVTICIAVGSLVGGRLADLFGRRRVYNWDIFCFAVGALVITLAPDDIVLLTGVLIAGLAAGADLPTSLAVVSDAAPARARGRLVAFTQVMWMLGITVAIFLGFVLSTTGMTGARIITGQLALAALVTWHLRSRLKLSPEQVAEEDQAAAQQTEDAAGPRGIALKNVWTRAALLPMAATFVFYVTWGLGANTFGQFGTYLLVTVSDASQSLATGINLAFIPIGVLLTIAFVRVADSPWRDRLFYVAAAVQVLAFVIASLTAGALAGMLVFFVLYQLSNPFAGEASYKVWSQLTLPADTRGTTQGLTYALSRGVFAVAAFFTPALVDHSPAVLLWSITACMALAAFAGAYIVRVLVPRSPSAARTRKDLRIASA